The Pelodiscus sinensis isolate JC-2024 unplaced genomic scaffold, ASM4963464v1 ctg207, whole genome shotgun sequence region CGGCTCCTGCCAACCCCCCGCtcagctgtccccagccctgccgcagctGCGGCGCTGCCCGCGAGGCCATGGGCCGgggggctggcccggggggggccCGCGGCTGAGGGAGCCGGCGGGCAGCGCCCAGCATGGACAGCGGCAGGAGCGGCAGCGTgagtgcccggggccggggcccacaGAGATGCTGGCAGGAGGGAGCCGGGCTGGTGGCCTTTGGGGGGGCGAGACCCcgaggggcaggctgggctggggggcgtgGCCCGGGAGATCTGGGGCACGGGCACCAATGCCCCTCCGGGCTccatggggcggggctgggggagcgtctggccagcccttccccccagcatgaGGGCGGgggcagctctgccctggctgggggcgctggctggcgagcggggcagggaggggtgcctGGGCGCTGCATGTCGTGGGCAGTGTCCGGCCCGGCCCCGGGAGCTGCGGagggcagcgctgccctgggaggcgGTCGCCGTGTCCTGTGCTGGAGGGACCAGACCGGCCAGGGGAGGCTCGTCTCAGTGCAGCCCCCACAAGGCTCCCGGGAGGGCTGATTTCCTTCGACAACGATGGGGAGACTTGAAATGTAGGCGCTTGAACTCCCCCGAAATCCCCCCAGAGTTGTTGGCATCCCCGTGCCCCCACCCTAGCCAGCACCGTGTCCCAAAGGGGGGCTGGTGTgacctgcagggcaggagctgacAGGGCTGGGACGGGATGGTCACACTAGGCTCCAGAGTAAACACGTGGAGGGGGTGAGCTcgccctgcctgcagcctccgGACCTCGCTGCTGGCCTGTCTGGGCTGCTCTCTCCTAAGAACAGCTCGGCCCTGGGAGCCTTTGTGCTGCCGCCCTGCGCGGGCCGCAGAGAGCGCGGGGGGAGTGGCCGtagggagggggggctctggggattcTGCTCCTCACTCCAAGGGGCTGCTGTCCCctggcgctgtggggcggggttGTCTCCGGAGCGCTCGGTGCCATGGGGCTGGGCAGCGTCTAGACCCCTCCAGCCCCTTGCGACGTGAAGCGGGGGGGCTCTGGACCCAGGTTGCCCAGGGCCTGCTGAGAGGGGCACGGACGCCGGCTTGGCAAACCGCTAGTCCCCTCGAGGCAGCGCGAGCTTTGTAAAGAGGGAAATTCGTCCGCCCCGTCctgctggcagggggcaggggcgtggcactAGAGCTTGGCATTGGGGTGCCCAGGACCTTGTGAACAAGGGGCAAGTCGGGAGGGGGGGACTGGTCTACGtaagagcagccagacggggtcagaccaaaggtccgtccagcccagcgtcctgtcggccgacagtggccagtgccccagagggagtgaacaggacaGGGACTCATCCAGTGAGCCCTCCCCTATTGCCCACtccctgcctctgacagagagagGCCAGGGACCCAGCCCTGCCAATACCATCGATGGACCTGTCcttgaatctgtctagctcttttgaaccctgttagtcctggtcttcaccacgtcctgtggcgaggagttccacaggttgactgtgcgctgcatggagaaaagcttcctttggtttgttttaaacctgctgcctattaatgtcgtttggtggcccctagttcttatattgtgggaatatgtaaatcacttttccttatttgctttttccacgccagtcgtgattttatagacctctgttctATCCCCcgtgtctcctcttttctaagctgagaagtccccgtctttttagcctttcctcatatgggacccgttccaaacccctcagcattgtagttgcccttttctgaaccttttccaaggccaaaatatcttttttgaggtgaggagaccacatctgtacgcaggattccagatgtgggtgtgccatggatttatgGAGGCAAGAAGAGATTCTCCATCCCTCTTTAATGACTCCCAACGTGCAGTTTGCCCAGGAGCGGATGCTCTCAGAGatctctccacagtgactcccaGCTCTCGAGCTTACAGCTAAATTAGTGCCCGTCCCTTTGCACGCGtggctgggattatgttttccgcTGTGCACTAGGATGCGTTTATGAACTCGTCTGTCCCACGCACCTTCCCGTGGGTCCCGTCTAGTCGTCTGTCTGGCACAGGGCAAGATCTGACCTGCCCGTGCCGCTCCCAGGCCCCATCTATGGCCatagggctgcaagaggcaggtggctcccccactgctgcaggctgggcagggcacgTGCAGCCCAATGGACCCCCTAGCCCAGTGCACCCCAGTGATGGGACCCGTAGTCCCATATgacccccccagcctggggtgccctgctgctcgggggagggggtcCCTGCTGCACGGCCCCCTGCCCTAGCTCcgctgcagttcccagctgccgCCCATCGGGtgtgggccgggggggcaggTTGGTGCCCTGCCTCGGCGTGGGCCTCGGGTCGGTCTGTCAGGGACAGGCTCAGGGGTCACGCGGTGCCACGCGGTAGGGACCcgcctgggggccagggctgagcACGGCCCCTCGGGCCGGCCGGGGGAATTCGACTGGGTCCAACGGTGGGACGCTGGAGCCAGACGCCCGCGGCCTGGATGCTGCTGTGAGCCTGGCGGACGccctgggcactggggcagggggcagagcggggggctgagcccctggaagccaaggctggggtgctgcggcccccCCTTTCCTGCACCGTTGCTGCTCAGCCCAGGCCTGGGCCCGACCCAGCGAGCCACGAGACCCCTCTCACCCCTTGGGCCGCTCCTCTGTCCTGGGGCTTCGCCGGCTAACCCGGCTCCCTTAGACACCCGGCTGCTGGTGCCCGGCCCTCGTGCCGGCTCCCCCCTCGGGCGCCAGCTTCAGGGCTGCCCCTTTCCCAGACCGACTCCATCCCTATGGCCGCCCTCCCTGGCatctccccagcccggcccggcccccgccaCGGGGAGATCTGCTGCCACGTGACAGACGCCCCGTAGGCGGATTCCTCCCTGACCCCTGTGCCCGGGAGCCTGGGCGTGgaatcccccttccctctggctTTGCACCCGCCCCGTGtccagggagcccaggctggctcCCCATGTGCTTCCCCGAGTTCCTGCTGTGTGCCTGGGTGGGGTGGCCTGGGCCTGCTCAGCTccgagaggggcggggggccctGTACAGGCTGCCTCCGGGGGGCGAGGCCTGTGCCCGAGTCTCCCAGGGCGCCCCTCATGCCAGCCATGCCCGTCGCTGTCCCTGCCAGGCGGCACCCCGGTGCTGTGCTGAGTCCCTCCCTGAGTTCTCACCCCATTGGCCCCACTGACCCCACAGCTCAGTTAGCCCCGCCTCACAGCTCcactagccctgccccacagctcccctagccctgccccactgaccccacagctcccctagccctgccccacagctctgctagccctgccccactgaccccacagctcccctagtcctgccccacagctctgctagcCCTGCCCCACTGACCCCACAGCTCCGTGAGCCCCGCCTCACAGCTCTGCTAGCCCTGCCCcactgaccccacagctcccctagccctgcctcacagctctgctagccctgccccactgaccccacagctcccctagccctgccccacagctctgctagcCCTGCCCCACTGACCCCACAGCTCCGTGAGCCCTGCCTCACAGCTCTGCTAGCCCTGCCCcactgaccccacagctcccTAGCCCTGCCTCACAGCTCTGCTAGCCCTGCCCTACTGATCCCACAGCTCCGtgagccccgccccacagctaagctagccctgccccactgaccccacagctccgtgagccccgccccacagctAAGCTAGCCCTGCCCCACTGACCCCACAGCTCTGTGACCCCCGTCCCACAGCTCTGCTAGCCCTCCCCCACTAACTCCACAGCTCTgcttgccctgccccacagccccgctagcctcaccccacagccccactGACCCCACAGCTCTATGAGCCCCGCCTCACAGCTCCCCTAGCCTTGCCCCACTGACCCCACAGCTCCGCTAGCCCTGCCCTCATTGAGTCCATACCTCCCACTggctctgcccccatcccccctcagctcactgcccagccccccctgaCCCCTGCCATCTCCCCAGGACACGGAGCTGCAGAAGAAGATCGACCATGAGGTGCGGATGCGGGAAGGCGCCTGCAAGCTGCTGGCTGCCTGCACACAGCGGGAGCAGGCGCTCGAGGCCACCAAGAGCCTCCTGGTCTGCAACAGCCGCATCATGGCCTGCCTGGCGGAGCTGCAGCGCAGGAAGGAGCTGCAGGTGGCGCAGCGGACGGCCCGGCGGTGAGGGCCTGcccgggcggggcgggcgggcgggcgggcgtgTGGCGGGGCGGGGCTCACCGCTGTgtgcttccctgcagcccctcggaCGCCGGCCCCCTGGAGGATCGCCTGCCCTGCCGGGGCAAGGTCTGCGTGTCAGGTAAGCGGGCCCCACGGCGGGGGCAGCAGGCtgcaaggggggcagggctgccccgggCTCACCGCCGTCTCCTCCCCCAGATCTCCGGATCCCCTTGATGTGGAAGGACACGGAGTATTTCAAAAACAAGGGAGGtgagtgtggggcgggggcggtggTTGGCCAGGCAGGGGCCCGTGTGACGCCCGTGTCTCTGCCGCCCAGACCTGCACCGCTGCGCCGtgttctgcctgctgcagctcggCGTGGAGACCTACGACACCGAGACGGTGCTGGTGGACCGGACCCTCACCGACATCTGCTTCGAAAACGGAGCCCTCTTGTGAGTGACCGGCCGGCGCCCCgcccccacggcgccccctgctggcagaggctggcctggagtagctgggagctccgcccacagccagtgtcctgccccgcccccacggcgccccctgctggcagaggctgggctggagtagctgggagctccgcccacagccagtgtcctgccccgcccccacggcgccccctgctggcagaggctgggctggagtagctgggagctccgcccacagccagtgtcctgccccgcccccacggcgccccctgctggcagaggcagggctggagtagctgggagctccgcccacagccagtgtcctgccccgcccccacggcgccccctgctggcagaggctgggctggagtagctgggagctccgcccacagccagtgtcctgccccgcccccacggcgccccctgctggcagaggctgggctggagtagctgggagctccgcccacagccagtgtcctgccccacccccacagcgccccctgctggcagaggctgggctggagtagctgggagctccGCCCACAGCCAGTGTCCTGCAACgcccccacggcgccccctgctggcagaggctgggctggagtagctgggagctccgcccacagccagtgtcctgccccgcccccacggcgccccctgctggcagaggcagggctggagtagctgggagctccgcccacagccagtgtcctgccccgcccccacggcgccccctgctggcagaggctgggctggagtagctgggagctccgcccacagccagtgtcctgccccgcccccacagcgccccctgctggcagaggctgggctggagtagctgggagctccgcccacagccagtgtcctgccccgcccccacagcgccccctgctggcagaggctggcctggagtagctgggagctccgcccacagccagtgtcctgccccgcccccacagcgccccctgctggcagaggctggcctggagtagctgggagctccGCCCACAGCTagtgtcctgccccgcccccacagcgccccctgctggcagaggctgggctggagtagctgggagctccgcccacagccagtgtcctgccccgcccccacagcgccccctgctggcagaggctggcctggagtagctgggagctccgcccacagccagtgtcctgccccgcccccacagcgccccctgctggcagaggctggcctggagtagctgggagctccgcccacagccagtgtcctgccccgcccccacagcgccccctgctggcagaggctgggcgGGACTAGCCCAAGCTCCCCCGACCCCCCAGGCTGGGCAGTGAggactctctccccccagcacggAGGCAGGCCCAGACTTCCAGTTGAAGGTGGAGCTGTACAgcgcggggctggaggaggacTCGGTGCTCGGCAGCACCCCCAAGAAGCTGGCCAGCAAACTCAGCAGCTCGCTGGGACGCTCCTCCGGGAAGCGGCTGCGTGCGGCGTTCGAcggggccccagggagccccgTGAGTAATGGGGGGagcacccccctcctgctgccggcCCCCAGCGTGGCGTGAGTACCTGTCCCCCTACACTGCCATGCCCCTGGGGCCTGCGGGACCCTgaccctctctccccttccagggGCCCCAAGTACCACCTGCTGGCCCACACCGTGCTCTCCCTGGCCGAGGTGCAGGACGGCTTCCGCACCCACGACTTGGCCATCACCAGCAACGGTAAGAgcgtgggggggctggggccggtgaCACCTGCGGCGAGGTCTGCAAGCTGCTTGGCCCCTGCCCTGTCAGCGCGGTGGGGAGTCCCCGGGCCCTGCCGCCACCCACACCTGAAACGGTTAAGGGACTAACGCGGGGTCCCCCGCCCCCCGGAACAGCTCCTGCCCGTGGGAGCAGCAGATGGGGAGCTACtcaagcctcccctcccccgtcaccGGTTAACCGGATCTGGTAAGCATTGCCCGTTTAGGGTAACCGGGCAGCCAGTTAGCCTTGCGCATCCCTAGTTACCGCGGACATCGGTCCTTGTGCACGTCGGAGGCTCTTGCACCGCAGTCCCCATCCCCAGCTAGGtgttggtgcagtgcccagggaaactgaggcacgcccagAGGGTGACACTAGGGCAGTGGAGCCGACAGGCAGCACAACGGGAATGTGGCAGGGCAGCCCGGTGACGCCTCCTTTCGCCCCCAGAGGAAAGCTCCTTCTGGCTGCCCCTCTACGGCAGCATGTGTTGCCGCCTGGCTGCCCAGCCGCACTGCATGGCCCAGGAGATGATGTCTGGCTTCTTGACATTGCAGGCAAGTTCTGCGCCCAGTGCAGAGAGCCTGTGCCGGGGGCTGGGACACGGGCCTCTCTCCCCTGGGGCGCTGGCGCCGATCCGGCcccgggtggggggctgggacacGGGCCTCTCTCCCCTGGGGCGCTGGCGCCGATCCGGCcccgggtggggggctgggacacGGGCCTCTCTCCCCTGGGGCGCTGGCGCCGATCCGGCcccgggtggggggctgggacacGGGCCTCTCTCCCCTGGGGCGCTGGCGCCGATCCGGCcccgggtggggggctgggacacGGGCCTCTCTCCCCTGGGGCGCTGGCGCCGATCCGCcccgggtggggggctgggacacGGGCCTCTCTCCCCTGGGGCGCTGGCGCCGATCCGGCCCcgggtggggggatgggacacGGGCCTCTCTCCCCTGGGGCGCTGGCGCCGATCCGGCcccgggtggggggctgggacacGGGCCTCTCTCCCCTGGGGCGCTGGCGCCGATCTGGCTccgtgcagggctggctgggggtgcgggaACTGGGACTCTGTCAGGTCGGGTCCCTCTAAATTTCCTGGTTCAAGCGGCTGTTCCCCAGAGCCCTGGGGGTGTCTCCATCGCTTGGCTCTTGAGGCCCCGCCTGGCCGTCTGTCTCTGCCGCCTGGCGTCCCTGGCTGGGCGCGCGGCCTGGGCCAGGCGGGCTCATGCCTGGAAGCTGGCATTTCGGAGCCGACCCGCGGTCGGTCCTGGCTGGCAGCCGTGGCTCCGGGCCCTGGGTGACCGAGCTGGCCAGGGCTCAGTGCACTCTGGTGCCCAGGGCTGCGTGTCCCAGAAGCTGCCGCGCTGCCCATTTAGAgccatggcagaggccctggtgccgggagccagccctgccctccctgggCCCAGTAGGAGCGTGGCCaggagcctgggggctggggagggcagaggagagagccCCATAGCCCCTGCTGTGACCCGGCCCGgcctgtctccacagcaggggaGTGAGCAGGGCTGGGCACGGCTGTTCTGCCTGCTGCGCGGCCCCAACCTCCTCTGCTACCGACGGCCGCAGGACGCCGAGGGCCCCGAGGAGCCGGCGCTCACCATCGCCATCAGCAAGGTGagggcctctgccccccatcccgccccacGCCCGGggaccccgccctgccctgccgcaggggcctgtggggggggggcaccatggAGCTTGGTGCTGGGCTAGGCGGTCTGGTGTGGGGCTTGCTGCTGGGCTCTGGGGAGCGactggggggcctggtgtgggACCATGGGAGTGCAGTGGGGCTTGATGCTGGGCTCGGGGCcgtggggggcgctgtggggttcggtgctgggctctggggagggaccggGGGGGCACCATGGGGCTCGGGGCCGGGCTCTAGGGAGGGACcgggggggcgccgtggggctcggggccaggctctggggagggaccggGGGGGCGTTGTGGGGCTCGGGGCCGTAGGGGGTGCCGTGGGGctcggggccgggctctggggagggaccggGGGGCGTCGTGGGGCTCAgggccgggctctggggagggaccggggggcgtcgtggggctcggggccgggctctggggagggaccggggggcgtcgtggggctcggggccgggctctggggagggaccggggggcgccgtggggctcggggccgggctctggggagggaccggggggcgtcgtggggctcggggccgggctctggggagggaccggGGGGTGTCGTGGGGCTCGGGatcgggctctggggagggactgggggggcgccgtggggctcgggatcgggctctggggagggaccggggggcgtcgtggggctcggggccgggctctggggagggaccggGGGGTGTCGTGGGGCTCGGGatcgggctctggggagggactgggggggcgccgtggggctcggGATCGGGCTCTGGAGAGGGACcgggggggcgccgtggggctcggggccgggctctggggagggaccggggggcgtcgtggggctcggggccgggctctggggagggaccggggggcgccgtggggctcgggatcgggctctggggagggactgggggggcgccgtggggctcggGATCGGGCTCTGGAGAGGGACCggggggggcgccgtggggctcggggccgggctctggggagggaccgggggggcgccgtggggctcgggaccgggctctggggagggaccggggggcgccgtggggctcggggccgggctctggggagggaccggggggcgccgtggggctcggggccgggctctggggagggaccggGGGGCTCCGTGGGGctcggggccgggctctgggaagggaccgggggggcgccgtggggctcggggccgggctctggggagggaccggggggcgccgtggggctcggggccgggctctggggagggaccggggggcgccgtggggctcggggccgggctctggggagggaccggGGGGCTCCGTGGGGctcggggccgggctctggggagggaccggGGGGCTCCGTGGGGctcggggccgggctctggggagggaccggggggcgccgtggagctcggggccgggctctggggagggaccggggggggcgccgtggggctcggggccgggctctggagagggaccggggggcgccgtggggctcggggccgtggggggcgccgtggggctcggggccgggctctggggagggaccggggggcgccgtggggctcggggccgtggggggcgccgtggggctcggggccgggctctggagagggaccggggggcgccgtggggctcggagccgggctctggggagggaccggggggcgccgtggggctcggggccgggctctggggagggaccggggggcgccgtggggctcgggctctggggagggaccgggggggcgccgtggggctcggggccgggctctggggagggaccggggggcgccgtggggctcggggccgggctctggggagggaccggGGGATGCCGTGGGGCTCGGGGCCGGGCTCTGGAGAGggaccggggggcgccgtggggctcggggccgggctctggagagggaccggggggcgccgtggggcctgAGCCGAAGGTCTCTGCAGGAGACGCGGATCCGGGCCACGGAGAAGGACCCCCGGAGGAAGGTGCAGAGCATGGCGGTGACGAACCGCTATGGGGCGGAGGAGGTGACGCACACGCTGCTGGCGGAGAGCCGGGCCGACCTGCAGCGCTGGATGGAGGCCTTCTGGCAGCACTTCTATGACCTGAGTGAGCCTGGGGGTCTCTGTGGGGTCGTTCTGCGCCCCATGGCAGAAGGACGTGGGCGCACTGGGgagggcccagcggagggcaGTGAAGatgctgaggggctggagcacacgacctacgagggggctgaggggctggggcttgttccgtctgcagaagggaagagcgaggggggattggggagcagccggcagctccctgcaggggggtccccaagaggctggcgagaggctgttctcgggggggggcagaacgaggagccaTGGGCTCAGGTTgcgggggggaggtctaggctggacattaggaaaaccgatttccctaggcggggggaagcgctgggctgggttccctggggagggggagtctccacccctggctgggctgttagctggggctggtcctgcctccGACGGGGAGGTGGATTCTATGACAGAGCTGGGGGTCGGGCAGCCGTTGGAGTGGGGCCTGACCCCaggagccagcaggagcagggccaggctggcagtgggaTCGGGCCGGGGTGACAGGTGCCAAGGGAGCCGTGGGCTGCGGGGACCCCAGACGTGGGAGCTCCACCTCTGATCCTCAGCCCAAGGGCACGGCCCCAGGGTgtccgggggggggccctggcgtCAGAGCCCCCAGCTGCCACGGGGCAGGGTGCTCCCGTCCTTCCTGCCGGGCGGCCGCCCAGTGACCCGGCCCCTCTCGCAGGCCAGTGGAGGCAGTGCTGTGAGGAGCTCATGAGGCTGGAGGTGCCTTCGCCGCGCaagcccccggccctgctggccAAGCAGGGCTCCCTCTACCACGAGACGGGTAAGGCGGGCTGGGAAGGGTCCCGGGCGTGGGGCAAGGGGACcagcgctgggggcagggcgtCTCAGCCGGGGCTGGCACGTGTTCTGTGCTCTGTCTTGCTGCCTGTCTGCAGGGCCCTTGCCCGCTCTCTAACTCAGCCGCCACGGGggcgcccccctgctccctcacTGCCTGACTCTGCCCCCGTGCGCGTGTCTGTAACcgctcccctttctctcccctcctggcactgcctccccgccccccttctgtctgctctgccctgctgccccgggacagccctgcctggccctgtgGTGCCGCCCGCGGCCTGCGAGGGGCTCCTGCTGCAGGATAACGCGGTCTCCGCCGAGATTCGGGCGCTCCTCTCCTCCTATTACAGCGACAGGTGACGTGGGGGCATGTGCAGACCCTGGCAGGCTGGGCCTCCAGAAACACGGGACCAAGCCCCATGCCTGTTGCCCCCAGGAGCCCTCGGCGCAGTGACCAGCCAAAGCCAACTCTAGGGGGCAGGGCGCTTGGctgtggggggctcctggctactccagcccggcctctcccagcagggggcgctgtgggggaggggcattggctcagcaggaagctctgggctgccccagcccctcccggcagggggcagtagggggaggggctggcagggcagggagctctgggctgccccagcccctcccggcagggggcagtaggggggagggggctg contains the following coding sequences:
- the RTKN gene encoding rhotekin isoform X6, which translates into the protein MFCRNQRSRVTVARGSALEMEIRRGRFRLSLLEDTPQDTELQKKIDHEVRMREGACKLLAACTQREQALEATKSLLVCNSRIMACLAELQRRKELQVAQRTARRPSDAGPLEDRLPCRGKVCVSDLRIPLMWKDTEYFKNKGDLHRCAVFCLLQLGVETYDTETVLVDRTLTDICFENGALFTEAGPDFQLKVELYSAGLEEDSVLGSTPKKLASKLSSSLGRSSGKRLRAAFDGAPGSPVSNGGSTPLLLPAPSVAGPKYHLLAHTVLSLAEVQDGFRTHDLAITSNEESSFWLPLYGSMCCRLAAQPHCMAQEMMSGFLTLQQGSEQGWARLFCLLRGPNLLCYRRPQDAEGPEEPALTIAISKETRIRATEKDPRRKVQSMAVTNRYGAEEVTHTLLAESRADLQRWMEAFWQHFYDLSQWRQCCEELMRLEVPSPRKPPALLAKQGSLYHETALPGPVVPPAACEGLLLQDNAVSAEIRALLSSYYSDSY